A window of the Desulfobacterales bacterium genome harbors these coding sequences:
- a CDS encoding NAD(P)-dependent oxidoreductase encodes MIDAPVSGGVGRAKSGTLAIMAGGQKTQITRCRPLLQTMGDRIFQTGQLGSGHAMKVLNNLVSAAGLIAAAEALIVGRRFNLDPAVMIDVLNSSTGRNNSTENKFKQFILSRSFDSGFSLDLMLKDLSTAVQMARESRTPALFSSLCRELWAAARSSLPEGSDHTAVVCWQEEVAGEKLV; translated from the coding sequence ATGATCGACGCGCCGGTTTCAGGCGGCGTGGGCCGGGCAAAATCCGGCACGCTGGCAATCATGGCCGGCGGCCAAAAGACCCAGATCACCCGCTGCCGCCCGCTGTTGCAGACAATGGGAGACCGGATTTTTCAAACGGGTCAACTGGGCTCCGGCCATGCCATGAAGGTGCTGAACAATCTGGTTTCAGCCGCCGGTTTGATTGCTGCGGCTGAAGCACTGATTGTCGGCCGCCGCTTTAACCTCGACCCCGCCGTCATGATCGATGTGCTGAACAGCTCAACCGGCCGCAACAACAGTACTGAGAATAAGTTCAAGCAATTCATTCTGTCGCGCTCGTTCGATTCGGGGTTTTCACTGGACCTCATGCTCAAAGACCTGAGTACGGCCGTCCAGATGGCCCGGGAGAGCCGTACGCCCGCCCTGTTCAGCAGTCTCTGCCGGGAACTGTGGGCGGCCGCCCGATCCTCATTGCCGGAAGGCTCCGATCATACGGCTGTGGTCTGCTGGCAGGAAGAAGTCGCCGGGGAAAAACTTGTTTGA
- a CDS encoding NAD(P)-binding domain-containing protein, whose translation MKRLMDIGFIGLGNMGRPMAARLAEAGFNLTVFDVNPRVLKSFSRQYHARPAADAGEAGRNNQAVITMLPDGDTVRRVVLEEDRRGTPSLLLSMPQKAVLIDMSSSSPAEPATSAASWRNRVLP comes from the coding sequence ATGAAACGGTTGATGGATATCGGTTTTATCGGACTAGGGAACATGGGGCGTCCCATGGCCGCCCGGCTGGCTGAGGCGGGTTTTAACCTGACGGTATTTGATGTGAATCCCCGGGTACTGAAATCGTTCAGCAGGCAATATCACGCCAGACCGGCTGCCGACGCCGGCGAAGCCGGCCGCAACAACCAGGCGGTGATTACCATGCTTCCCGACGGCGATACGGTCCGTCGGGTGGTTCTGGAAGAAGACCGTCGCGGAACACCGTCGCTTCTATTATCGATGCCACAGAAGGCGGTGCTCATCGACATGAGTTCTTCTTCCCCAGCGGAACCCGCGACCTCGGCCGCATCCTGGCGAAACAGGGTATTGCCATGA
- a CDS encoding D-amino acid dehydrogenase: MTTSTKDIDTIVLGAGIIGVNTAYWLSRQGQSVVVIDRQPGPGLETSFANGGQISVSHAEPWANPSAPVKVLKWLTRKDAPLLYRPRLDPYQWWWLLQWLLECLPHRTHRNIAQIVNLATYSRTQLQEVRKREGIQYDQRTLGILHFYRDLREFENAVEVAEFMQRYGCHRQVVGTRRILEIEPALTYSAGDIVGGTYTDRDESGDARIFTVELAKVCRRRGVAFLYRTELVGFEYDKGARTISGVNLRDSASGRTKRYRSRNYVVALGSYSAPLLRKIGIYLNIYPAKGYSITVSTAGAYGAPRVSLTDDQYKLVYSRLGDRLRVAGTAELSGYSTALNPVRCRAIVENARGVIPAAGDYDRAVFWTGLRPATPSNVPYIGRSDYLNLWLNTGHGTLGLTMGCGSGRILSEQITGKR, translated from the coding sequence TTGACGACATCCACCAAAGATATCGATACGATTGTGCTGGGAGCAGGTATTATCGGCGTCAACACGGCCTACTGGCTTTCCCGCCAGGGGCAGTCCGTTGTGGTGATCGACCGACAGCCCGGCCCCGGCCTGGAAACTTCATTTGCAAACGGCGGGCAAATCTCCGTCAGTCACGCCGAGCCCTGGGCCAATCCGTCGGCGCCTGTGAAAGTCCTGAAATGGCTGACCCGGAAAGACGCGCCGCTGCTGTACCGCCCCCGGCTGGATCCTTACCAGTGGTGGTGGCTGCTGCAGTGGCTGCTGGAATGCCTGCCGCACCGGACCCACCGCAATATTGCGCAAATCGTCAACCTGGCCACCTATTCCCGGACCCAGTTACAGGAAGTCCGCAAGCGCGAAGGGATCCAGTACGATCAGCGCACGCTGGGAATCCTCCATTTTTACCGGGATCTGCGGGAATTTGAAAACGCCGTTGAGGTGGCTGAATTCATGCAGCGATACGGCTGCCACCGGCAGGTGGTGGGCACCCGTCGCATCCTGGAAATCGAACCGGCCCTGACCTATTCCGCCGGCGATATTGTCGGCGGAACTTACACCGACCGGGATGAAAGCGGTGACGCCCGCATATTTACGGTTGAACTGGCCAAGGTATGCCGCCGCAGGGGCGTCGCGTTTTTATACCGCACCGAACTGGTCGGTTTCGAGTATGACAAGGGGGCTCGCACCATTTCCGGCGTTAACCTCAGGGACAGCGCATCAGGCCGCACGAAACGCTACCGGAGCAGAAATTATGTCGTGGCCCTGGGATCTTACAGCGCACCGCTCTTGAGAAAAATCGGTATTTATCTCAATATTTATCCGGCCAAAGGGTATTCCATTACCGTTTCCACCGCAGGTGCGTACGGTGCTCCCCGGGTCAGTCTGACCGACGACCAGTACAAACTGGTCTACTCCCGTCTGGGCGACCGGCTGCGGGTTGCCGGCACGGCGGAATTGAGCGGCTACAGCACCGCCTTAAATCCGGTTCGCTGCCGGGCGATTGTTGAAAACGCCCGGGGTGTCATCCCGGCAGCCGGGGACTATGACCGGGCCGTATTCTGGACCGGTCTGCGTCCGGCTACCCCCTCGAATGTTCCCTACATCGGCCGCAGCGATTATCTGAATCTGTGGTTAAACACCGGGCACGGCACGCTGGGATTGACCATGGGCTGCGGCAGCGGCAGAATTCTATCCGAACAAATTACAGGTAAAAGGTGA
- a CDS encoding Smr/MutS family protein, with the protein MRSSKPQKVLKSFSDLKILLKNRSVPPPDAPATAGRPALIQPCVQSEHELFRSAMSDVTPILRRNRTPKPVNTSRPKASPCNPDRDALIQLKNLVCRGDGFVISDTPEYIEGTGYRVPELMTRRLHRGDFSIQAFIDLHGLSVAAAKDAFESFMTTAVKMGKRAVLVIHGRGLSSPAEPVLKTRVYDWLTRGRWRNRVIAFSSARACDGGAGATYVLLRQRPLTKRWRKKKDHLQIS; encoded by the coding sequence ATGAGGTCTTCCAAACCCCAAAAAGTGCTTAAATCTTTCAGCGATTTAAAAATTCTTCTGAAAAACCGTTCCGTTCCCCCGCCGGATGCCCCGGCAACTGCCGGCCGGCCGGCTTTAATTCAACCTTGTGTTCAAAGCGAACATGAGCTGTTCCGCTCGGCCATGTCAGACGTCACCCCTATCCTGCGCCGAAATCGCACCCCAAAACCTGTAAATACGTCGCGGCCGAAAGCATCCCCCTGTAATCCCGATAGGGATGCGCTGATTCAGTTAAAAAACCTTGTCTGCCGGGGGGATGGTTTTGTCATATCCGATACACCTGAATACATAGAAGGAACCGGATACAGGGTCCCGGAGCTGATGACCCGGCGTCTCCATCGGGGTGATTTTTCGATCCAGGCATTCATCGATTTGCACGGACTCAGCGTTGCCGCCGCCAAAGACGCCTTTGAATCCTTTATGACCACCGCCGTTAAAATGGGGAAAAGGGCGGTCCTGGTGATCCATGGCAGAGGCCTCTCGTCACCGGCGGAGCCGGTTTTGAAAACCCGGGTTTACGACTGGCTGACCCGCGGCCGCTGGCGCAACCGGGTCATTGCCTTCTCCAGCGCCAGGGCCTGTGACGGCGGCGCCGGCGCCACCTATGTGCTGCTGCGCCAGCGCCCGCTGACCAAGCGGTGGCGTAAAAAAAAGGATCATCTCCAAATCAGTTGA
- a CDS encoding NUDIX hydrolase yields MKTKYKNPFITVDIIIEIDRKIVLIQRANPPPGWALPGGFVDYGEPLEHSAIREAREETSLDVELVEQFHTYSDPRRDPRHHSISTVFIATASGVPRAGDDAGALGLFTEKTLPKPLVFDHAGIISDYFRYKNGIAKNEVFRFRKT; encoded by the coding sequence ATGAAAACCAAATATAAAAATCCTTTTATTACGGTTGACATAATCATCGAAATCGACCGAAAAATTGTTTTGATCCAAAGAGCCAATCCCCCGCCGGGCTGGGCCCTGCCGGGAGGTTTTGTCGATTACGGCGAGCCGCTGGAACATTCCGCAATCCGCGAGGCCCGGGAGGAAACTTCACTGGATGTTGAGCTGGTGGAACAGTTTCATACCTATTCAGACCCCCGGCGCGACCCGCGCCACCACAGCATTTCCACCGTTTTTATTGCCACGGCTTCCGGGGTCCCCAGGGCAGGTGACGACGCCGGCGCCCTGGGCCTTTTCACAGAGAAAACCCTGCCGAAGCCCCTGGTTTTCGACCATGCCGGAATCATCAGCGACTACTTTCGATATAAAAATGGAATCGCAAAAAACGAGGTCTTCCGATTCCGGAAAACATGA
- a CDS encoding GNAT family N-acetyltransferase — translation MDYKDWLQENCRQKVVSAAKAVSKIKRGSRVFIGTGCGEPQHLIRTMVGDMNMQDIMVYQMLSSTLSNYIDQESFHRRFSVKLFFISNSMRKAAFEGKIDYVPAYLSQIPRLFSSHRIGLDVALIQVSPPDRFGYCSLGVSVDITLSGMENAGMVIAQLNPKMPRTWGDSFVHVNEIDYLVDHEEPLVESLPTVKDNLVTMRIGHFVSQLIDDGATLQIGFGNLPNAILQYLDKKKDLGIHTQLVTDGMVPLIEKGVITNKKKSLLPGRIVASLCMGSEDLYRYVDDNPIFYFRSSEFVNDPLQIARNDNLISISSALEVDLTGQVCSDSMGYLFYSGIGDQVDFLRGSAMSKGGFSIVALPSTADNGKVSRIVSHLSEGAGVATTRGDVNFVITEYGIAELKGKTIYQRVVELAQIAHPKFRQKLIDVAKKRHYIFGDQLPPSEDDLLFLEAYKSTLELENGKTVEFRPPFPSDEFAYRNFFYSLQEKTIYYRFFCKMKIFSHEVVQKQWASVDYRKNMTIIGLIQKGGYKEIVAIGSYAMEDEDSAEVAFVVREDFQKMGVASYLLEVLEKIARENKYKRFRATVLRENQSMLHIFKKRYPQAKSSSGGGNEVLITMNFEEKKDEADPAGKGSGTGVS, via the coding sequence ATGGATTACAAGGACTGGCTGCAGGAGAATTGTCGCCAGAAGGTGGTCAGCGCTGCAAAGGCGGTTTCCAAGATCAAACGCGGCAGCCGCGTTTTTATCGGAACCGGTTGCGGAGAACCCCAGCACTTGATCCGGACCATGGTGGGAGACATGAACATGCAGGACATCATGGTGTATCAGATGCTTTCTTCAACTTTGTCCAATTATATCGATCAGGAATCCTTTCATCGTCGCTTTTCGGTAAAGCTTTTTTTTATCAGCAACAGTATGCGCAAAGCCGCATTTGAAGGTAAAATTGACTATGTGCCGGCCTATCTTTCACAGATACCGCGTCTGTTTTCAAGCCATCGGATCGGCCTGGATGTGGCGCTGATCCAGGTCAGCCCGCCGGACAGGTTTGGTTACTGCAGCCTGGGCGTGTCAGTGGATATCACCCTTTCCGGTATGGAAAATGCCGGGATGGTTATTGCCCAGCTCAATCCTAAAATGCCGCGAACCTGGGGCGACAGCTTCGTACATGTGAACGAAATTGATTATCTGGTGGACCACGAGGAACCGCTGGTGGAATCGTTGCCGACCGTAAAGGACAATCTGGTAACCATGCGGATCGGTCATTTTGTCTCTCAACTCATTGATGACGGCGCCACCTTGCAGATCGGCTTCGGCAACCTGCCCAATGCCATTTTGCAATATCTTGACAAAAAGAAGGACCTGGGGATTCACACCCAGCTGGTTACCGACGGCATGGTGCCTCTGATCGAAAAGGGGGTAATCACCAACAAGAAAAAATCACTGCTTCCGGGAAGGATTGTGGCGTCTTTGTGCATGGGTTCGGAGGATCTGTACCGTTATGTTGATGACAATCCCATCTTTTATTTTCGATCATCTGAATTTGTAAATGATCCGCTTCAAATTGCGCGAAACGACAACCTCATATCCATCAGTTCGGCCCTCGAGGTCGATTTAACCGGGCAGGTCTGCTCGGATTCCATGGGATACCTGTTTTACAGCGGTATCGGCGACCAGGTCGATTTCCTGCGGGGCAGCGCCATGTCCAAGGGTGGTTTTTCCATCGTCGCGCTGCCGTCAACGGCTGACAACGGAAAGGTTTCCCGGATAGTTTCACACCTGAGCGAGGGCGCCGGCGTGGCCACCACCCGGGGGGACGTCAACTTTGTTATCACCGAATACGGTATTGCCGAACTGAAAGGTAAAACCATCTATCAACGCGTGGTGGAACTGGCCCAGATCGCGCATCCAAAATTTCGCCAGAAGCTGATTGATGTGGCTAAAAAACGCCATTATATATTCGGGGACCAGCTGCCGCCTTCGGAAGACGACCTCCTTTTTCTGGAGGCTTATAAAAGCACGCTGGAATTAGAGAACGGAAAAACCGTTGAGTTCCGGCCGCCTTTTCCGTCGGACGAGTTTGCCTATCGAAACTTTTTTTATTCGCTCCAGGAAAAGACCATTTATTACCGGTTTTTCTGCAAGATGAAAATATTTTCCCATGAGGTGGTTCAGAAACAATGGGCCAGTGTCGATTACCGTAAAAATATGACCATTATCGGTCTGATCCAAAAAGGCGGCTACAAGGAAATCGTTGCCATCGGTTCTTATGCCATGGAAGACGAAGACAGCGCCGAGGTTGCATTTGTGGTGCGGGAGGATTTTCAAAAGATGGGAGTTGCTTCCTATTTGCTTGAAGTCCTGGAAAAAATCGCCAGAGAAAACAAATACAAGCGCTTCAGGGCAACGGTTTTGCGGGAGAATCAATCCATGCTGCACATATTCAAAAAGAGATATCCCCAGGCGAAATCATCCTCCGGCGGCGGGAACGAGGTGTTGATCACCATGAACTTTGAAGAAAAGAAAGATGAAGCCGATCCGGCCGGGAAGGGCAGCGGTACCGGCGTTTCATAG
- the rsmG gene encoding 16S rRNA (guanine(527)-N(7))-methyltransferase RsmG: MKIGSPSWKKIIQTGAESLEIDVELQQLDQFVRYAEELIRWNRKINLTAITDAEALAIKHFLDSIAPAALIPPGASLLDIGSGAGFPGIPLKIVRPDLKVTLIDAVRKKVSFQKHVIRTLGLQNIRAHQVRAEQFSSETPFDVVITRALSTLTEFVKLALPLLTEDGVMLSLKGVPAEAQAEVAVLQSDVDRDRLAVALSSYRLSGIAADRTIVAVKRKSAPECSPSLNGQAFIPINIPHKDSRQ, encoded by the coding sequence ATGAAAATCGGATCCCCTTCATGGAAAAAGATCATTCAGACGGGCGCTGAGTCCCTGGAAATCGATGTGGAACTCCAGCAGCTGGATCAGTTTGTTCGGTACGCCGAAGAGTTGATCAGATGGAACCGGAAAATCAATCTAACGGCCATCACGGATGCGGAAGCGCTGGCGATCAAACATTTTCTGGATTCGATTGCCCCGGCTGCGCTGATACCCCCGGGCGCTTCCCTGCTGGACATCGGCTCCGGGGCCGGTTTTCCCGGGATCCCCCTTAAAATCGTGAGGCCGGACCTGAAAGTGACCCTCATCGATGCCGTCCGTAAAAAGGTAAGCTTTCAAAAACACGTCATCCGGACCCTTGGGCTCCAAAACATCCGGGCGCATCAGGTCCGGGCCGAACAGTTCTCTTCGGAAACCCCCTTTGACGTGGTCATAACCCGGGCGCTGTCCACCCTGACGGAGTTTGTAAAGCTGGCCCTGCCCCTGCTGACTGAAGACGGCGTGATGCTCTCTTTGAAAGGCGTGCCGGCTGAGGCGCAGGCGGAAGTCGCCGTGTTGCAGTCGGATGTAGACAGGGACCGGTTGGCGGTGGCGCTGTCGTCCTATCGCCTTTCCGGCATAGCCGCCGATAGGACCATCGTTGCTGTTAAAAGAAAGTCGGCGCCGGAATGCAGTCCATCATTGAACGGACAGGCTTTTATCCCAATAAATATCCCCCATAAAGACAGTAGGCAGTAA
- the carB gene encoding carbamoyl-phosphate synthase large subunit, which yields MPKREDIHKVLIIGSGPIIIGQACEFDYSGTQACKALRSLGYEIVLVNSNPATIMTDPGMADATYIEPLNVTVLTEIIATERPDALLPNLGGQTGLNLSSELYRSGVLEKYGVKVIGVNIDAIERGEDRLAFKKTMTRLGIDMPRSEIVTTVEAAESEAEKLGYPVVIRPAYTMGGTGGGLVYNVEELRTVATRGLAVSLVHQVLVEESVLGWEELELEVVRDAKNQMITVCFIENVDAMGIHTGDSFCTAPMLTIAKDLQQRLQQYSYAIVEAIEVIGGTNIQFAHDPKSGRVVVIEINPRTSRSSALASKATGFPIALVSSLLAGGLTMDEIPYWRDGTLEKYTPSGEYVVVKFARWAFEKFKGIEDKLGTQMRAVGEVMSIGKNYKEALQKAIRSLESSRYGLGFAKDFNKKSAEELLQMLRTPTSERQFIMYEALRKGIDIETLYETTHIKPWFLRQMKELVELEESILAYKGKKLPDDLLIQAKKDGFADRYLAERLNIPEKDIRTRRISLGITESWEPVPVSGVENAAYYYSSYNAPDSVPVSDRKKIMVLGGGPNRIGQGIEFDYCCVHAAFAIRDAGYESIMVNCNPETVSTDYDTSDKLYFEPLTVEDVLSIYQKENPEGVIVQFGGQTPLNIAGELAEAGVRIIGTTPETIDLAEDRDRFRKVMRKLGIPQPESGMAANLTEALEIAKKIGYPLMVRPSYVLGGRAMEVVLDDDMLSRYMEAVVNVSPQRPILIDKFLENAIEAEADAIADGTDAFVPAVMEHIELAGVHSGDSACVIPPVSISRKHIETIQEYTRKIAIELNVVGLMNIQYAIASDTVYILEANPRASRTVPIVSKVCNIPMANLATRIMLGQKLADLKLTHRPIPHFGVKEAVFPFNMFPEVDPLLGPEMRSTGEVLGMADSFGLAYFKSQEATQLSLPLEGSVLITVADRDKPSALEPARLFRDMGFKILTTKGTFEFLKANGIETELIRKLGYGRPDIVDAIKNNEIKLVINTPSGKESQEDDSYIRKAAIKYKVSHITTTAAALAAAKGIAARKEGKSNVKSLQRYHADIK from the coding sequence ATGCCAAAAAGAGAGGATATCCACAAGGTTCTTATCATCGGCTCCGGCCCCATCATCATCGGCCAGGCTTGTGAATTCGATTATTCCGGCACCCAGGCCTGCAAGGCGCTGCGGTCCCTCGGCTATGAAATCGTACTGGTCAATTCCAACCCGGCAACCATAATGACGGACCCCGGCATGGCGGATGCAACCTATATCGAACCCCTGAATGTGACCGTATTAACGGAAATTATCGCAACGGAGCGTCCGGACGCGCTGCTGCCGAACCTGGGCGGACAGACCGGCCTGAATCTTTCTTCCGAGCTGTACCGCAGCGGTGTTTTAGAAAAATACGGCGTCAAGGTCATCGGCGTCAATATCGACGCCATCGAACGCGGTGAAGACCGCCTGGCTTTCAAAAAAACCATGACCCGGCTGGGCATTGACATGCCCCGCAGCGAGATTGTCACCACGGTGGAAGCTGCTGAAAGTGAGGCTGAAAAACTCGGCTACCCCGTTGTCATCCGGCCGGCGTATACCATGGGCGGCACCGGCGGCGGACTCGTCTACAATGTTGAAGAGCTCCGCACGGTTGCGACGCGCGGACTGGCGGTCAGCCTCGTGCACCAGGTGCTGGTGGAAGAATCGGTCCTGGGATGGGAAGAGCTGGAGCTGGAGGTGGTGCGCGACGCCAAAAACCAGATGATCACCGTCTGCTTTATCGAAAATGTCGATGCCATGGGAATTCACACCGGCGATTCCTTCTGTACGGCGCCGATGCTGACCATTGCCAAAGACCTGCAGCAGCGCCTGCAGCAGTATTCCTATGCAATTGTGGAAGCCATCGAAGTCATCGGCGGCACCAATATCCAGTTCGCCCATGACCCCAAATCCGGACGGGTCGTCGTCATCGAGATCAACCCGCGCACCTCGCGATCATCCGCACTGGCTTCAAAGGCCACCGGATTTCCCATCGCACTTGTTTCATCGCTCCTGGCCGGCGGACTGACCATGGATGAAATCCCCTACTGGCGCGACGGCACCCTTGAAAAATACACACCCTCAGGGGAATATGTCGTGGTTAAATTCGCCCGCTGGGCCTTTGAAAAATTCAAAGGCATTGAAGACAAGCTCGGCACTCAGATGCGGGCGGTGGGCGAAGTCATGAGCATCGGCAAAAATTACAAGGAAGCGCTGCAAAAAGCCATCCGTTCGCTGGAATCGAGCCGCTATGGTTTGGGCTTTGCCAAGGATTTCAACAAAAAATCGGCCGAAGAATTGCTGCAGATGCTGAGAACGCCCACCAGCGAGCGCCAGTTTATCATGTATGAAGCGCTGCGCAAGGGGATTGATATTGAAACCCTTTATGAAACAACCCACATTAAGCCCTGGTTCCTCCGGCAGATGAAGGAGCTGGTGGAACTTGAAGAATCCATTCTCGCATACAAGGGCAAAAAGCTCCCGGACGATCTGTTGATCCAGGCCAAAAAAGACGGTTTTGCCGACCGCTATCTGGCCGAACGGCTGAACATACCCGAAAAAGATATCCGCACCCGGCGAATTTCCCTGGGGATCACCGAATCATGGGAACCGGTCCCTGTCAGCGGCGTCGAAAATGCCGCCTATTACTATTCCAGCTATAATGCCCCCGACAGCGTACCGGTAAGCGATCGGAAAAAAATCATGGTCTTGGGGGGCGGCCCCAACCGCATCGGCCAGGGCATTGAATTTGATTATTGCTGTGTCCACGCCGCCTTTGCCATCCGTGATGCCGGTTACGAATCCATCATGGTCAACTGCAATCCTGAAACCGTTTCAACCGACTACGACACTTCCGATAAGCTCTATTTCGAACCGCTGACGGTTGAAGACGTTCTGAGCATCTACCAGAAGGAAAATCCCGAAGGCGTCATTGTGCAGTTCGGCGGCCAGACGCCGCTGAATATTGCCGGTGAGCTGGCTGAAGCCGGCGTCCGCATCATCGGCACGACGCCGGAAACCATCGACCTTGCTGAAGACCGCGACCGTTTTCGCAAGGTCATGCGCAAACTGGGCATTCCCCAGCCTGAATCCGGCATGGCCGCCAATTTAACAGAAGCCCTGGAAATAGCGAAAAAGATCGGCTATCCGTTGATGGTCCGCCCCTCCTATGTCCTGGGCGGACGCGCCATGGAAGTGGTGCTGGACGACGACATGCTGTCCCGCTATATGGAGGCCGTCGTCAATGTGTCGCCCCAGCGGCCGATCCTGATCGACAAGTTCCTTGAAAACGCCATCGAGGCCGAAGCCGACGCAATTGCCGACGGAACCGACGCCTTTGTCCCGGCCGTGATGGAACACATTGAACTGGCGGGTGTTCATTCCGGCGATTCGGCCTGCGTGATCCCGCCGGTGAGCATTTCCCGTAAGCATATTGAAACCATTCAGGAATATACCCGAAAAATCGCCATTGAACTCAATGTCGTCGGTCTGATGAATATCCAGTATGCCATTGCCAGCGATACGGTTTATATCCTGGAGGCCAATCCCCGGGCATCCCGCACCGTGCCCATTGTGTCCAAGGTCTGCAATATCCCCATGGCCAATCTGGCGACCCGCATCATGCTGGGCCAGAAGCTTGCCGACTTGAAGTTAACCCACCGCCCCATACCGCATTTCGGGGTAAAAGAGGCGGTGTTTCCCTTCAACATGTTTCCGGAAGTCGATCCGCTCCTGGGCCCTGAAATGCGCTCCACCGGCGAGGTGTTGGGCATGGCGGATTCTTTCGGACTGGCGTATTTCAAATCCCAGGAGGCTACCCAGCTTTCCCTGCCCCTCGAGGGAAGCGTCCTGATTACCGTTGCAGACCGGGATAAGCCCAGCGCCCTCGAGCCGGCCCGGCTTTTCAGGGATATGGGTTTTAAGATCCTTACCACCAAGGGAACCTTTGAGTTTTTGAAAGCCAACGGGATTGAAACCGAGTTGATCCGCAAACTGGGGTATGGCCGGCCGGACATTGTCGACGCTATTAAAAACAATGAAATCAAACTGGTGATCAACACCCCCAGCGGCAAGGAAAGCCAGGAGGATGATTCCTACATCCGCAAGGCGGCCATCAAGTACAAGGTGTCCCATATCACCACCACCGCTGCCGCCCTGGCGGCCGCCAAGGGGATTGCCGCCCGCAAGGAAGGCAAATCCAACGTCAAGTCGCTCCAGCGTTATCATGCGGACATTAAATAA
- a CDS encoding hotdog fold thioesterase, with product MEKIKEFIVENDRFAKLAGIELLEVAEGTASARMKITRGHLNGVNTVHGGAIFTLADLAFAAASNSHGTVAVAINVSIAYIKALGRGTLFARAREVSRNPKLALYLVDITDEGGDLVATFQGMVYRKKEKLLEVNPQ from the coding sequence ATGGAAAAAATCAAGGAATTCATCGTTGAAAATGACCGGTTTGCAAAGCTTGCCGGTATTGAACTGCTGGAAGTCGCTGAGGGAACCGCCAGCGCCAGAATGAAAATTACCCGCGGGCATCTGAATGGTGTCAATACCGTCCACGGGGGCGCGATTTTTACCCTGGCCGACCTGGCCTTTGCGGCAGCTTCAAATTCCCATGGAACCGTGGCGGTCGCCATCAACGTCAGCATCGCTTACATCAAGGCCCTCGGCCGGGGAACTCTCTTTGCCAGGGCCAGGGAAGTTTCCCGCAATCCCAAGCTGGCCCTGTACCTGGTGGATATCACCGATGAGGGCGGCGACCTGGTGGCGACCTTTCAGGGAATGGTTTACCGCAAAAAGGAAAAACTGCTGGAAGTAAACCCGCAGTAG
- the dmeF gene encoding CDF family Co(II)/Ni(II) efflux transporter DmeF: protein MHQHNLQKWRHNHRFNDTSPRSEKNTRQVILLTVIMMTIEIIAGFIYGSMALLADGWHMGTHAAALGITAFAYSYARRNAEDPRYSFGTGKVGVLGGYSSAIILAVVALLMAAESLKRLFSPTPIRFNEAIAVAVIGLAVNLISAFLLQRRDGRSHHHDAGHHHPEDYNLKAAYLHVLADALTSVLAIMALFTGKVFGWIWMDPLMGIVGSAVISRWAYGLLKDTSKILLDRNVGRDTVSAVRAAIESDAESKISDIHIWQVGSHQHAVMISIVTRDPKPPAYYKNLIAEIMDSQHVTIEVNHCKEQ from the coding sequence ATGCATCAGCATAACCTGCAAAAATGGCGGCACAACCATCGTTTTAACGACACATCCCCCAGAAGCGAAAAGAATACCCGGCAGGTGATCCTTTTGACGGTCATCATGATGACCATCGAAATCATTGCCGGTTTCATATACGGCTCCATGGCCCTCCTGGCCGACGGCTGGCACATGGGAACCCATGCCGCTGCCCTGGGCATCACCGCCTTTGCCTACAGTTACGCCCGCCGTAACGCCGAAGATCCGCGCTACAGCTTCGGCACCGGAAAAGTAGGGGTTCTGGGCGGCTACAGCAGCGCGATTATTCTGGCCGTTGTGGCCCTGCTGATGGCGGCTGAGTCCCTCAAGCGGTTGTTTTCGCCGACGCCGATCCGCTTCAACGAAGCCATTGCCGTTGCCGTGATCGGCCTGGCCGTCAATTTGATCAGCGCGTTTCTCCTGCAGCGCCGCGATGGTCGCTCCCATCACCATGACGCCGGTCATCATCACCCCGAAGACTACAATTTAAAAGCGGCCTATCTGCATGTGCTGGCCGACGCCCTGACGTCTGTACTGGCCATCATGGCCCTTTTCACCGGAAAAGTATTCGGATGGATATGGATGGATCCATTGATGGGGATCGTCGGCTCGGCTGTTATCAGCCGCTGGGCGTACGGCCTGCTGAAAGACACCAGCAAGATATTGCTCGACCGGAATGTCGGCAGAGATACGGTTTCTGCCGTCCGCGCGGCCATTGAATCGGATGCCGAGAGCAAAATATCGGACATTCATATCTGGCAGGTCGGATCCCATCAGCACGCCGTCATGATATCCATCGTAACCCGCGATCCCAAACCGCCGGCCTACTATAAAAACCTGATTGCAGAAATCATGGATAGTCAGCACGTAACTATCGAGGTCAATCATTGTAAAGAACAGTGA